In Lolium rigidum isolate FL_2022 chromosome 7, APGP_CSIRO_Lrig_0.1, whole genome shotgun sequence, the DNA window TTCGGCACTGGCGCGGGTTGCGCCACTGCCGCGACCACTTGGCTCGCGTCCTGGATGTAGAGCCTGCCGTGGTGGCGGGCTTCCCTCCTCGCTGGCTTAATCCGCCGGTTGCTGCCGGCCTCATCGTCGTTCGCATCGGGAGCAAaaggtcgcttcggggccatggcggcggatgCGAGCGTGCGTGGGGAGTTGGAGTGGGGAAGTGGACTGGATAGGGACTGTCccctcccagtccacatttaataaggCGCGTGCCCGCCCACCGACAGCTAGGCCCAGGGAGGCGAGCAGGCGGACGCGGGAGGACGCCACgtaccatccgcggccacgcaaacctggcccagatttgggccgggtttggatcGTTCCGGACACCGCGGCCATCCGCTTTTGGGATGCTTTGCGGCGTTGGGCCGCGattttgtccggcgcgacccatccagacgcgcgggcgcggggtgGGTCGCcacgttggagatggcctaagcgGCGTAATTTGCGACTGCCAGTACCCAATGAAGCAATATGGAGGCATCTAGTATTCGGCGAACAAAATTGTCGCATGTAAAGCATACGATGGAGAAATATTTATACTTAATCATCATTTTGTCCTttacttttccttttttttaatctCTGTGTTGATTTTAAGTTCTCAACTATATATATTTCCCTTGTTATGTTTGCTCCATTGTGTTGTCTTTTCCAGGCAGCACATATGATGGACCCTGGTACTATGTAAATCCAGAATCACCATCCTCCACTACTTGGTCAGCAAGCAGATTCATCGACAATCTCTGCTTGTACAGCTTGAGTGCAAAACAATGTCTCCATGCCGTTGAATTCCAATGTCAACAATATATGGTTGCGTGTTCAGGTTCCAGACTAGACATTGTAAAAGTCTATTTTCAGTAATTTTGTCCATGTACCTGTGTCATGAAATATATATGAAAGTAGGATTTTTATGCACTTACTTGCAAACCAAATCAAATTGTTTGCCTTACTTTCTATTGTTGCAGTTTTTCAGGTGTGTATGCGGCAACGAGACCATTACCAGTGTGTTGGCATCATCAACTTACGGAGAAATTTCAACCTATGTTTGCACTATGTACAAATGAAACGGCAACCAGGCTGGGTCCCGTTCCTCTGTTCTTTAAACTGTATCTAATACAGTTGCTAAGTGTGTTTTTTTCACACTACTAGTGGTTGCAGCAAGTGGTCGTTTGAATATACTTCCTCATTTTATCCAGTAGATTTTCTGTGAACCTTTAATATGTGTGAAACCTGGGAAGTGTTCTCTTTTTAGGCCTGGTTATAATTTTTGTTGAAAAGGATCCTTTGTGCCCCCTTTTGCTTTCATTTATTGTGTCCAATGCACTAGGGGAGCTGTGAATTTAACTAAGTTGCCGTAGGGGGCTTTTTTCCTTCGGCGACAATGGTCCTGGGACTTTCAAATATATCCAATGATCTAGGTTTTATCAGGTTTTTTCCCCTAATATAAGTATATGGTACTGATCTGTTGTTCCGCCCCATGTTTTCTTCTTGATAAGGACCTGGGGATGCCCAGTTTTGCGCCATAGTTGCTTTTTTACAGGTTTTTCTCCAAGTTGCTGCTGAGGATTGCATAGTTGCTGTCCAGTTACCAATGCAGTTGTTGCGAAGGTTATCCCTATAAGTCTACTAGAATTCATTAGATTCTGTCCTGCTACGTTGATTCATAGTTCTCTCCATGTTACTGTTAGAATCATATAAGTTACTGTACAGTTACCAATAAATTTGCTGCCAAGGTTTTCCCTCTAGGTTTGTTGGAATTCACTAGATCATGTCCTCAAAAATTACATCAAAGTTGTTGATTCTGTTCTCTTGATAGGATCATGTAAGTTGCTGCACCGTTACCTATAAAGTTGCTGACATGTTTTCCCTAGGTTTGCCGGGATTCACTAGATTTTGTCTAGCAAGAATTACATCTAATTTGTTGCTTTTGTTCTCTCGAGGTTGTTCTTTAGATTCATAGAAGTTGCTGTTGAATTACCTATAAAGTTGCTACCGATGATTTCCCTCTAAAGTTGCTCCACGATCCGTAGTTTCCCTCAAAATTTTAGGTGTAACATGAGGCAGAAAAAAATGATCTATCTTACCTCTTTATTCTTGAATCACGTGGCCAAGTTGATGAAAATATTTCTTGGAAGAAGCTACAGATACATGGTGAATttggaggaaggagaggaggaagaaagaaaagcAAAGTAAAACTTGGGGGAAGGCGCGATGGGTTTGGTTGTCCAAGGATGGGTCGGTTTGGTGGCGTGATGCCCGGTAGTGTTTTTTGCGCGCCGGCCAAGTGGATAGCGTGCGAATCCGTATTTCCAATCTGGGACTAGTGGGCTGGGCAGGACTTTCTATTTTTGGACTGAGGGCTGGAAGCGACTAACGAGCCAGCGTTTGCTGGCTAGACGCGTCCTAATAAGTTGACATAACTTTTTAATATGCACCATCAATGTTGTTAGATTTCTTCTGCCATACAGAAATTAACATCATCAACAGTCACCACACTAGTGACtttgaaaatataccagattaccAATGTACAACATCGATAGTTCGACACTACAAGAAGACTCAGCATGGCAAGTATTATTATAGCTATCATTAATTCATTATCCACCTGACAGAAGTTTGAATATACAAGGGACCAACTAAATAATGCACTAGCTCGTTCATATAGCTGCAGATGCAATGAATGCAAATAATATACATTTCTCTAAAAAGAGGTGTCAAACAAAACTTTAATTTCAAATCTACCAATAGCAAGACAAGATGCTCACCTTCCAGGAATTTTGAACGTAGCACCATTGGTTGATGTGCCAGCTGCTACATGACCCATCTTAACAAAGAAACACAACTGAGTTTCACATTGATGGAAAGGGCAGTTTAATTTTAGATGAGCTAGGTACCTTGTCAATCACGGCCATAGAGATTGTATCATGGTTGTGGCGATTAATAACAGACTTGAAATGGGAGTTTGTCGGTTCCAGCAAATTATTACTTTCGAACCATCCCTGACAGATGGGCCCTTGAGTCTCCACCACAGCATTTTGAACAGGGTCCATAGACCCAAATGGTGGTATATTTATAGGATGGTATGGACCACAGTTGCCAGCAGGATAAACATTTTTCCAAAAGTTAGGCTGGCAATGGTTTTGTCTCCAATTTGACCATTTCTCCATTGAGTCTGGTGAGCTCAGGTTAGTTGGTCCTGCAAGACCCATTGAAATTGCAAAGGTGGTTGCCTTCTCTCCAACAAGAAGCGTATGGCCGGTGTGCTCCATGACCAACTTTGCGGCCTTAATTCCATCTTTCACATATCTCATGGCCGCCACAGCTCCAATTTCCATCGTTATCTGCCAGTTTCCTTAAGCAAAAGAAAACACTATTACATCCACCACGAACGCTGCAACATAAAACGGCATCTGTACTGTAGCCTGAGTATGTAAAGCAGCTTTTACCCCATTCATGATAAGAGCATCTAAAGTAGTTTCACCGTTTTCATCTGGACTTCCACCTGGACCAACTGCGTAAAGTGTAAAATAGTTAAAATCAGGACTATGGTTGATTCAGGACACGTGCCAAAAATACACAAGTGCCAAACTAAAGAAGTTTAAACACACAATCACGGGGTTTCGCTAGATATTTACAGAATATAATATATTGATGGAGTTAGATGCTAGGCAATAGACCCAACTAAAGATTACTTTCTGAACACATTCTATCTGCAACGTAACGGAAACTGGACTTAATGTTGTCTTCACTTGATGATCGAGGCTTAACTCCTGACATCCAGCACTATAATCTCAAATTAAAATTAAGCTCCAAGAAGTACTGCTCTTCAGAGTTTCACATCAACAAAGAGTACACACAATTTTAAAATAGTGCAGAACAGCACTTAGGGGGTTCCTGAATAGATATGTTATGGAAAAAATTTAATGCGACTAAGGTTATGCCAGAATTGTCATTGTGTAGACTTGCAAAATGCAGTAGTAAGGCTAATGTTATCAACAATAAATTCTGTTAGCAAGCGTCTTGGAGTTGCAACCAGATATCTTGTCAATCAATCTCCGGAGAACGAAATAATTTGGTAACTCTAATGATTTTAGCAGGTTTTTCTATCGAATTTGACCAATGTATCAGCATACTCCATAATATATCATCACCAGTTCACCATACAGCTCGGATGAATGAATTTTATAGAGACGAGAGAAGAGCAGCAGCCAACAACGGACCTGTGCCATCGCAGCGGAGCACCTCGCAGGCGGAGCAGCCAGCGACGACAGCGTCCACAGCCGACCCCCCTGCGCCACCGGCCTTGACCACCTCCCACGCCGCCCTGACCGCCTCCCGGAACGGCCAGGTGCTCACCACCACCGGGAACAGGTCACCCCCTTCCGCCGCGCCACCTCCGCCACCCAGCGCCTAGTTAAAAATTCCCAAACCGCAGCGGTCATCAATCATAACACAACCAAATCCGACCTGTGCAAAATCGAATCGGATCGGATCAACACTCACCAAGAAGCAACTGAATTGCAGCAGCAGGAGCCGTAGGAGAAGCCCCGCGCTGCTCCGATCCATGGAAGCCGAAGCTGGGGATCAGTGCGAGCGAGCCTACCCCGAATCCGCGATAGGTTGTGGTGAAGTGGCTACCCGTCCCACATGTCAGTGGGCAGACAAGACAAGGCCTAGCGCGGGCCCCACGTGTCGGTGAGCATTCTGCGTCCGCATAGTTTGCAACTCCCACAGAGCGAGCTGGTGTCGCCAAAATAAcctagtggcggcggcggcggcggcggcgatggatgAGCTGGGGGAGGG includes these proteins:
- the LOC124674781 gene encoding probable isoaspartyl peptidase/L-asparaginase 3; translated protein: MEIGAVAAMRYVKDGIKAAKLVMEHTGHTLLVGEKATTFAISMGLAGPTNLSSPDSMEKWSNWRQNHCQPNFWKNVYPAGNCGPYHPINIPPFGSMDPVQNAVVETQGPICQGWFESNNLLEPTNSHFKSVINRHNHDTISMAVIDKMGHVAAGTSTNGATFKIPGRVGDGPIPGSSAYADDEVGACGATGDGDIMMRFLPCYQVVESMRRGMEPRDAAMDAISRISRKYPDFVGAVFAINKKGVHAGACHGWTFQYSVRNSSMRDVEVFTVTP